Proteins from a genomic interval of Arachis hypogaea cultivar Tifrunner chromosome 10, arahy.Tifrunner.gnm2.J5K5, whole genome shotgun sequence:
- the LOC112715549 gene encoding zinc finger protein ZOP1 isoform X2: protein MTEYWVSQGNKWCDFCKIYISNNPSSIRNHELGQRHKDNVAKRLAVMRKENATKEKEQKETARALEQIEAKAQRSYQKDKAKFEETRQSHELDDQEWQFDDNSGKWVTQEEAYASPQFSSNAGISGPNSKSLSTSQSKLVKEKTENKSQNGPSPGPVVSYSLNSKRNVKGTPSSLTVGKRKRPEEKCKAKVIPEEEKAALKAREAARKRVEEREKSLLGLYSKPY from the exons ATGACGGAA TACTGGGTGAGCCAGGGTAACAAATGGTGTGACTTTTGTAAAATTTATATATCGAACAATCCTTCGAGCATTAGAAATCATGAGCTTGGTCAACGCCACAAAGACAATGTTGCCAAGAGGCTAGCTGTTATGCGAAAGGAGAATGCTACTAAGGAGAAAGAGCAGAAGGAAACAGCTCGCGCCCTTGAGCAAATTGAAGCG AAAGCACAGCGCAGCTATCAAAAGGATAAAGCAAAGTTTGAGGAAACCAGACAATCTCATGAATTGGATGACCAAG aatgGCAGTTCGATGACAATTCAG GGAAGTGGGTGACTCAGGAAGAAGCATATGCCTCACCTCAGTTTTCGTCAAATGCTGGGATCAGTGGACCAAATTCAAAATCTTTGTCAACTTCACAATCAAAATTAGTCAAagaaaaaactgaaaataaatcTCAAAATGGACCTTCACCAGGGCCAGTTGTTAGTTATTCTTTGAATTCCAAAAGAAATGTGAAAGGTACCCCTTCATCTCTTACTGTTGGTAAGAGGAAGAGACCTGAAGAGAAGTGCAAAGCTAAAGTTATCCCTGAAGAAGAGAAAGCAGCTCTTAAGGCAAGAGAAGCTGCAAGGAAAAGAGTAGAAGAGAGGGAAAAATCCTTGCTTGGTTTATACAGTAAACCTTACTAA
- the LOC112715549 gene encoding zinc finger protein ZOP1 isoform X1: MTEYWVSQGNKWCDFCKIYISNNPSSIRNHELGQRHKDNVAKRLAVMRKENATKEKEQKETARALEQIEAKAQRSYQKDKAKFEETRQSHELDDQEWQFDDNSGYYYHKTNGFCYDPKSGFYYSDALGKWVTQEEAYASPQFSSNAGISGPNSKSLSTSQSKLVKEKTENKSQNGPSPGPVVSYSLNSKRNVKGTPSSLTVGKRKRPEEKCKAKVIPEEEKAALKAREAARKRVEEREKSLLGLYSKPY, from the exons ATGACGGAA TACTGGGTGAGCCAGGGTAACAAATGGTGTGACTTTTGTAAAATTTATATATCGAACAATCCTTCGAGCATTAGAAATCATGAGCTTGGTCAACGCCACAAAGACAATGTTGCCAAGAGGCTAGCTGTTATGCGAAAGGAGAATGCTACTAAGGAGAAAGAGCAGAAGGAAACAGCTCGCGCCCTTGAGCAAATTGAAGCG AAAGCACAGCGCAGCTATCAAAAGGATAAAGCAAAGTTTGAGGAAACCAGACAATCTCATGAATTGGATGACCAAG aatgGCAGTTCGATGACAATTCAGGTTACTACTACCATAAAACAAATGGATTTTGCTATGATCCAAAATCAGGGTTTTACTATTCTGATGCTCTTG GGAAGTGGGTGACTCAGGAAGAAGCATATGCCTCACCTCAGTTTTCGTCAAATGCTGGGATCAGTGGACCAAATTCAAAATCTTTGTCAACTTCACAATCAAAATTAGTCAAagaaaaaactgaaaataaatcTCAAAATGGACCTTCACCAGGGCCAGTTGTTAGTTATTCTTTGAATTCCAAAAGAAATGTGAAAGGTACCCCTTCATCTCTTACTGTTGGTAAGAGGAAGAGACCTGAAGAGAAGTGCAAAGCTAAAGTTATCCCTGAAGAAGAGAAAGCAGCTCTTAAGGCAAGAGAAGCTGCAAGGAAAAGAGTAGAAGAGAGGGAAAAATCCTTGCTTGGTTTATACAGTAAACCTTACTAA